The genomic segment ttgttattgtgtcttgttttttgtacataaaaatgaaaatacatttaGTGTTTATTGAAAGCACAGCCTTGGCATAGTTGCACATTAAAATTGTGTCTCCTTCCAGACGGTGAACTTCGACCTAACCAGGAACTACCTGGACCTGGTGGTGACCTACACTACGCTAATGATCATACTATCTCGCATTGAGGAGAGGAAAGCCATTATAGGACTTTACAACTATGCCCATGAGATGACACATGGAGCCAGGTGACTGAAATACACTCGAGAcgcgtttttaaaaaaaaaaaaatcaggacacGTCTGGGTGCTGATTCATGCTGTGCACATTGTAGTGACCGGGAGTACCCCAGGTTGGGCCAGATGATCGTTGACTATGAAAACCCAATGAAGAAGATGATGGAGGAGTTTGTTCCACATGGAAAAGTAGAGGAGCCAATTAATTTAACGTTAACGCactgctttattttctgttgaATGGAGCTGCTCATCGCTCTCCTCTCGTCTGTCTGCtcttccagtccctgtcggatGCATTGGTCAGCATGCAGATGGTCTATCCCAGGAGGAATCTCTCCGCTGACCAGTGGAGGAAtgctcagctcctctctctcatctcaGCCCCCTCCACCATGCTCAATCCTGCACAGTCAGACACTGTGAGTATAAGGACGGCCACACAGACATGTTTGAGAACGTGCATGTTCAGGCTGGTTCTCACTTCTCATGTGTCTTCAGATGCCTTGTGAATATCTGTCACTGGACACAATGGAGAAGTGGATTGTTTGTAAGTACTCATCACAACTGTCACTTGGTTCCCAGTTGCTCACATCTTCAGTCACTATTATTCATTTATCCCACTGCTTCTCGCTCCAGTTGGATTCATCCTGTGTCACGCGGTGCTGAACAGCGATGCAGCGGCGCTGTCTTTGTGGAAACTGGCTCTGCAGAGCTCCACTTGCCTCTGTCTGTTCAGGGACGAAGTTTTCCACATccacaaagcagcagaggacctgtttgtgaacatcagagGGTAAGATCGTCTGCGAATCACTATTATTTCAGAGCAGACATTATCAAACATAAGTATAATACAATCCTTATCCTCCTGTTTTTACAGGTACAACAAACGCATCAATGATATCAGAGAGTGCAAAGAACAGGCCTTGTCTCATGCGTATGTACATGTTCTTGTTACTAATCCCTTCTTCATCttccaactttttttttttatttgactgcCCCCATTTTTTAACCATCATTTTAACTTTGCTTCTACTCCTTGTCTCTCTCTGggagcctcacacacatacatcacCTTCTCTTTATCTCTTATTTagctatttcctgttttatcctTCATCCTTTACCGCCCCCCTTTGTCTCATGTCTGCTTTTATCCTCATTATTTATTCTGTCTTCCCTTTTATCTTCTTTCTCATTCTTCTGCCATCACTGCTGTCTGCTCACTGTTTTTGTCCTCTTGTGAGATTGTCCTAAAAGTGTCAAAATATAGTTTTCGCCATGATGCATGTGTGCTTTGATGCTCTGATCCGActttctccatctgtctgtaaATCTGCAGAGGCTCCATGCACAGAGAGAGACGCAAGTTCCTCAGATCAGCTCTGAAGGAGTTGGCTACTGTTTTAGCTGATCAGCCTGGACTACTAGGCCCTAAGGTAATAAAGAAAATATCACCTTCAACGCTGAAACAAAAGATTAACTTTGCGTTAGAATCCTTTTTAGAGAaactaaatgttaaaatatgttaGGCAAACTTAAAGTTAGAATAATGCCAGATGGTAAAATATTGGAAAATTATCTTCTGGCATTTCCTTTCTATGTCGTGACATCATTcgttctgtttgtgtctctatCTGTCCTGTTAGGCCTTATTTGTCTTCATGGCGTTGTCATTTGCCCGTGATGAGATCATCTGGTTACTACGCCATGCAGACAACATccagaagaaaaacacagatgactTCATAGACAAGTATGCTGGACAAAATCCATCATCTATATTTATAGCTCTAACAGCTAATTcattaattttgttttgtaatgatctgtttgtttgtgttttgttctgcaGACACATAGCCGAGTTGATCTTCTACATGGAGGAGCTCAGAGCTCATGTCAGGAAGTATGGTCCTGTCATGCAGCGATACTACGTTCAGTACTTGTCTGGTTTTGATGCTGTGGTGCTGAATGAGCTGGTGCAGGTGCGAACATGCATGTAAATCTGGTCCCAAATACAGTTCAACTGCAATATGTATGTCTGCGTTTTAAAGATCTGTAGCTATACATTACTGACAGCAGGAAAAAAACTGATTTGGAACACGTAGCAAGTCTGCCCTGATGCTGTGTCGTGACATTTCCTAGCTGTAATCTGAATCTAGGCTTCGAGTGTGGACAGTTTTCCCACTGCACTTTGTAATGAGTGCTCTGTTCTGTCTTCagaacctgtctgtgtgtccagagGATGAATCTATAATCATGTCTTCGTTCGTCAACACCATGACCTCTCTGAGTGTCAAACAAGGTAAACCATCACTTCAAGAGCTTAAAGCCAATTAGTGGTTTCTGCTTGTCCTTAGGCTAGTCGGTTTAAATTACTGTTTCACTTACATTCAGTTATGAAGCAGGAGTATGAAAAGAAACCGGTACAAACACTTAAAACTAATGAGTGGAGCTAATGATTCAGTTCAGCAGCCATGTACAGCATTAACTGTTTAGGAGCTTGTGCAGTGTTCAGTAGAATCAATTTTATTACACTCTGATTGCAACTGTTCTTTTGGTTCCAGTGGAGGATGGTGAGGTATTTGACTTCAGGGGTATGAGACTGGACTGGTTCCGATTGCAGGTAATCGCATATTGTTTGTCCTGTTACTGATAGTATAATTGACTCTTGTCTTCCGCTCGTTTGTCGTCTTCATGTTCAacctctttgtcctcctctgtgtaGGCCTACACCAGCGTCTCTAAAGCCAGTCTTGGTATTGCTGATCACAAAGAGCTTGGTAAAATGATGAATACCATCATCTTCCACACGAAGATGGTGGATTCTCTGGTGGACATGCTGGTGGAAACGTCTGACCTGTCCATCTTCTGGTAAGGCACAGTTAAGATGAACGCTCACGTGTGCATGCAAGTAGAAGCTTGTAGGATCAACCAAGACATCAAtacgttttgtgtttttgtgtgaagcTTCTATAGTCGCGCATTTGAAAAGATGTTCCAGCAGTGCCTGGAGCTTCCCTCCCAGAGCCGACATTCCAtctgctttcctctgctctgcacACACTTCATGTCCTGCACCCATGAGCTCTGCCCTGAGGAGGTAAAGCCACAGTTACAGTCTCCCTCTCTCATTAATATGAAGTAAGAGACAACAAGAATTACATTTTACTTAGAAATCACAGGCCAAAGCATCTTAAAAGTGTAGAAAACAATAGTTGCTCTATGGTGATTGCagttaaattataaaaataattaaaatttccCTGTGTCTCCTCTGTCCACTCCAGCGTCACCACATAGGCGATAGAAGCTTGTCATTGTGCAATATGTTTCTGGACGAGATGGCCAAACAGGCCCGAAACCTAATCACTGACATCTGCACTGAGCAATGTACACTTAGTGACCAGGTAAGATCCTGTACACAGAGGTAATGGACAGTGTGGACATCTTACATATCATTACACATGCTCACATTAGGTGCTCAAGTTTTCTTAAGATAAAAAAGAAACTTAAACACCTGGGCTCCTATGCAAAGCGTAATAATGCACGTCACATTAGCTTTGCAGGCCTTCGCTGATGCACGTGGTAAAAAGCTTCTTTAAACCAGGCGGTTTAAAAAAAGCTACTTTGCCACGGACATCAGCGAGGCCATGACTAATCAGTTGTCCTCATCTGATTTTCTCTCACCACTGTTGTCCCCCCTTTTCTGTGCACTAGCTGCTTCCTAAGCACTGTGCGAAAACCATCAGCCAAGCTGTAAATAAGAAGAGCAAGAAGGCGACGGGGAAGAAAGGCGAGCCGGAGAGGGAGAAACCCGGAGTGGAGAGCATGAGGAAGAACAGACTGCTGGTCACCAAGTCAGTACAAGAACAGAGGACTTAAGGGTTCTTCTTTGTTGTTCCGAGTCTCTGTTTCTTACAGTAAGTCGTGTTTAATTTTTCACCCAGCCTGGACAAACTCCACACAGCGCTATCTGAACTCTGCTTCTCCATCAACTATGTCCCCAACCTGATGGTGTGGGAGCACACGTTCACACCAAGAGAGTATCTCACCTCCCACCTGGAGATCCGATTTACCAAGTAAGACACTTGTGGTCATAATTAGTTCAGCTGCAGGTAATTCTCAAAGTGCTTAGTTTAGATGCAGCATTTGCTAAACTCTGTAAACTCAGCTGTTGCAGACATGTATAATTCAGTTATTGATTGTCAGCCTTTTTAATGTCTGTTGTAGTTTGTTGGTAATAAAGATGTTGTgtcttgtgtgtctttgtttcctgaTGGTTAAATTTCCACCTCCCTGTGACTTCAGGTCCATCGTGGGCATGACCATGTACAACCAGGCTACTCAGGAGATAGCCAAGCCCAGCGAGCTGCTGACCAGTGTCCGGGCCTACATGACTGTGCTGCAGTCTATAGAGAACTATGTGACCATCGACATCACCCGGGTCTTCAACAacgttctcctgcagcagacgcagcacCTGGACAGTCACGGGGAACCCACCATCACCAGTCTCTACACAAACTGGTTCGTTAGCCTTCAGCACTACATGGAACTATACCTCCAGGTCATATTTAACAGGGCTTCGCAGCTCAAAATCTGTAGGACTGTGGTCCATGCATTTCTTACTTTCACATTAAAAATTCATAAAAGCTTGTGTTTTTCAGATGGAAACAGTATAAATAGTGATAGAGACATGATGTCTGTGCTGTTTAGTAGaagaggtgtttgtgtgtgcaggtacCTGGAGACATTGCTCCGACAGGTCAGTAACGGACACATCGCCTACTTCCCTGCTATGAAGGCCTTTGTCAACCTGCCAACTGAGAATGAACTGACTTTCAATGCTGAGGAGTACTCGGACATCTCTGGTACAGTTACACAAGCAGCATCTAATGCTCTCACTGTGTGCATGTAATGTGGCTAGAATAATAGAATGGAGTATGTATGTGAATGCCTTTTGGTCCCAGATCAAAATCTGTGCAAGAACCATAACAGTGCACTTACACGCTTGCCCGTGTATTGATAGTTTGCTGGTGTTATTTTGCAGAGATGCGTTCCCTCTCGGAGCTGCTGGGGCCATACGGGATGAAGTTCCTCAGCGAGAGCCTTATGTGGCACATCTCATCGCAGGTCGCTGAGCTGAAGGTACGCAAACGGAGGCACGTCTCACTTTTCCATGTgacaatgattttttttttaatgccaaATGTTTGTTCACGTGTAGAAACTGGTGGTGGAGAACATGGAGGTTTTGACCCAGATGAGGACAAGCTTTGACAAACCAGATCACATGGCAGCGCTCTTCAAGAAACTCAcctgtaattacacacacactgtttctatGCATAGCCTCATCTCTACACCTGCTACACAAAGCCTTTGAGGTGCTAAATGATGTGGACGACGGCTCAtctttttctgctttcacaCTTGGCAGACACTTCTCTCAACTCTGCTGATGTAAGATGACTCTTGAATGTACATGGACATTGGTTGTTAAAGTTTTCGATGTGTGTCTAGCTGTGGACAGTGTGTTGAAGCGAATGACCATCATTGGCGTGATCCTGTCCTTCCGCTCCCTCGCTCAAGAAGCCCTCCGAGATGTAAGACTGACTGGaatagaaacaggaaacagattcATCTGCTTCTGAAGTGTCATCATGGAGGATTTCTCACAGTTTGGTCattatcttcatcatcatttctCTTCAGGTGTTATCCTGTCACATTCCTTTCCTGGTCAGTTCTGTGGAGGATTTCAAAGACCACATTCCTCGAGAAACAGACATGAAGGTAGAACCTGATCACAGACACGAGTTAAATAGGGTCTTTTTGTCTGATCCTACATTCTTCTGTTTTTCCAGGTGGCCATGAACGTTTACGAACTGTCATCAGCTGCAGGTTTACCATGCGAGATCGACCCGGCTCTGGTTGTGGCTCTGTCCTCACAAAAAAGCGGTGAGACACAAACCCAGTCGTTCATCAATGCAAACTGACTTTAGCCTCCCCACATTCCGTCTCCTAACGACaaccagcatgtgtgtgtgcagagaacATCAGTCCAGAGGAGGAGTACAAGATCGCCTGTCTGCTGATGGTGTTCGTGGCCGTTTCACTGCCAACGTTGGCCAGTAATGTGATGTCCCAGTACAGCCCTGCTATTGAAGGTAGGACATAATGTTTAACCCACcgctgacgctgcctctgtggGATTAAAAGGCTCAGCAATGTCCTCATAGACACGATGGTACCTTTTCTAGAGGCCAGCGACTCAGCCTTGATGTTGTAAACCCACTGTGAAAGATGGAATGATAACTCAATCCAAAGGGAGATTTGAAACTATAAAACAATTAAGTTGTGCATGTACGTTTGCATTCACACAGAAGGATACGAGGCCACGTTGTCATTGAACCAGTTCAGAACCCTAGAGCAGCTTAGAGTAAAACACTCCACATAGTGAGAAACATAATTTACTGCTTCAGCAGCATCAGACCCTTCTGCATCTAAATGAGATCGCCCTCCTGCCCTTCGATTGATTAACTTGCGTGAGCACGAGCCAGATCATTGTCTTTGTTAAGCCTCCTGTTTGTATCAGGAAAGTGTAAAAACAGTTTTGCTTGTTGGTGTGAGCGCTTTAACCTTTTTTCAGCACAAAAATTTATCCCCTTAATAAACCTGACTTATGGAGAGACATGTTGTTGTAGTAGGTATCAAAGAGACTTGTCACTCAGATGAATTATCAAGACACAGCTTCTTAACAACCTTGAAATGAAAGGTGCCGTTGTTGATAAGGGACGTTTGAAAAGGATAATGACTTGTAATGGGCTTCAGCGCTGTTAGTATGCAGACGGCATATAGACTAGCAATTGGCTTTGCAGCTGCACGTCTCAGCACGCGGCTCCAGCGCTGTCACGCTAAGCGTTTTGGGCAACCAGCAATTATAGGCACGTTTGATATTCACATATTTAATTTTCATCtgtctggaaaaacaaatgGGGGAAATCGTGTTTCTGTCAATTCAGTGAACGTTTAATTTCTGTATAAATGAGGAtttgtttgaaaatgtttaaaaagccATAGAGTCATAAATGAaactgcacctacagtatgtgacatcaCATGCAGGTGGCGTCCTCCTGCTCTCACtaacagtttgtgtttgctgccccctgcaggccaCTGTAACAACATCCACTGCCTGGCTAAAGCCATCAACCAGATTGCAGCTGCTCTCTTCACCATCCACAAGGGAAGCATAGAGGACCGTCTGAAAGAGTTCCTGGCTGTAAGAAGCACACGCTTTTATTTGCTCTATTTGAACATTACAAGACGCGAGACAAGAGACCTTTTCTAAACCTAATGGTGTAGAGTGATGCAACATAGATTTTTGTTGCTTTACCTGCGTTTGAGGAGATGTGATGTTTATTAATCTCCTCACTCAGGTGAACTGGAGGCACTGAAGAGTTTAGTGCCTTCCCATTTAATAAAGAGGACAAATGCTGCAGTAATGAATTTCTTCTCTGGACCCAGATGCTGTGCATGATCGCGTCTCGGCCCTTTTATTACATTTCAACGAATGTAATTGATGCAAACAAAGACTGAATTGTAATTTGCTCTGCacaattgtgtttttcttttaatctgtttGGGGATCtacactacagtatgttctaTTACTCCGCATGCCTAAATCACCGTAGATTTGAGTACTGCTTCAAACACAACTCCTGCTGGACTGACCAGATCACAGTATATTTAATGTTCCCAGTGGTACCTGGGAGGTCAGCGGTCGCTGCTTGGACCTGTCCTaatgcttgctttgtgtgtctgtgtagctgGCCTCGTCCAGCCTGCTGAAGATCGGCCAGGAGACCGATAAGATGACCACACGCAACAGGGAATCTGTCTATTTGCTGCTGGACATGGTGAGAGGAAAACACGTACACTTTGATTGCAGCACGTCTCGGCTGTGAAGTATTTAGTTTTGTGACTTTTGGACTGTGCCGTCGTTTCAGATCGTGCAGGAGTCGCCCTTCCTCACCATGGACCTGCTGGAGTCCTGTTTCCCCTACGTCCTGCTGCGTAACGCCTACCACGCTGTGTATAAACAGAGCATCAGCGCTAACGCATAGACACCGCTATCATCCTGctgtctgtcctgctgcagcagcaaataCACACTAACGACAAACTAAACACACTAAACTATGCGTGCAAAGCCTCAACGTACTATCTCGACAGCGAAAACTGTGCCGGTATGAGCACAAAAGCGTTGACACACAAGACGAAGCATTTAAACACTAAATACAGAACAAATACACTGAGCGCCAAAAGAACTTGCAGAACATCTACAACAATTGCACAAAGATCAGGACAACACTACAATTAGACAGATGCGACACAGATAACACTAGCTGGATCAAGTTGggatcagtgtttttattttaatcattgtACTTTTTCCATGATGTTGCCAGGGACCATAACCATAGCAACGCATAATAAACCAGACGTTTGGTTGGTATAGAagaacaaaatataaatatatagtatatatatagttGAACCTGAAatattctttttgttttctttttgatgaGCTTTGAGGTCTGGAGCGGCCAGCTGACAGCTTGTACGTGGTGGCGGTTTGGATGCTTGTTTTTGGGAATGCAAATGGTTCTGACGTATTGTGGgttttcttcttttgcttttCTGAAGGGCGGCGGCTGAGGACTCATACTAAGACGTGTTGCTTGTTAATGTTTACACATATTTACATACACAGGAGCTGATGTAAAACAACATACACACTAATCTTCCAGCATTTCATAGTGAACACACAAACTTGTGTAACATGgtgatattttctttttttttctagctaGTTGTAACATGAACTTTTTGTGGGTGAAGACATAATATCTGTATTCTACTTTGATGTGAACTGAACTCgtctgtttttaatgtttttgttatttttatgacgacaatgatgatgatgatgacgacaatTTGCCAAATGTGCTGACACTAAACATTGTGTATCAGGGCTTGGACGTGGTGGCGTGTTTGGGTCTTAATGGGTGAAATAACAGATGAACCTGCTCGGTGGCAACAAGCCGCAGTAAAGACACACCCGCAGTGCATCTGCAACAAATTCCCCCACTGCTGTTTTTTACCCTCCTCAATAAGACAAACTCCAGTAGGTGTGACGTAGTGAAGCCAGTACTGAATAGGATTGAAGTCTTAAGGAATCCCGTCTTCTAAACTTCCACTTTCCTTTTATTGGGGAAAGTTTTCCTTGTTCTCACATTTTTACACCGTGGTCGTTCTCCCGTAGCAGCTGTGTAACTGTGCCTTGCTTAAaggcacatcagcagcagctgttgagtGTGCATCTGCACTTTGTAGATGGACCAGCAAGGTAGAGATAGACTCTAGTGGAAGCGGTTCTACTGCAAATCCTCCTCAGCATCTGGTGAAGAGACAGAAACCTGCAATAAGACGGTGGATTTGTAAACAGCAGTTCAAGGGTCAAACTTTAGTGACGTTTCTATGTGAGCAGTTCCATTTATGTTGGTTGTCTGGGACCTTTTAGGGCAGATGACAGCTTTTACTAAGTGCAGTCTGATTCATTTTAGTTCTTAATCGAGGCTTGGCAAGGGCTacatggcacacacacacacacacacacacacacacacacacacacagacaaatgctCCTTTCATGCCAGCCCTCTGCTAATGTGTGCGTCCAGGCTCTGTCTGAGGCTCGTACTGCATCCTACTCAGTGCTGTAAGTACCATTTATAGCATGTAGCAGGAACACACTGAGGTCTAGTAAAGGAAGCGGGTTCTACTCGGTTTCTAGTGGTAGCGTGCGTTACAGGCCCGAGGACAGATCTGTGGACACATTCTGCCATTTGATGTGGAATGGTTGCTGTTCCTTTctaatttcttctttttatgTCTCTGATTCCACCGTGTAacttaaatgattaaatgaattaaaataaactTTAGGGCTGTGTCAGACCTAAGCTGTAAGTGTGTGATGCGAGTTGGTGCAAACTCCCAGCGATGAGGTGAAAAGGTGAAGCAAGGTAAGTGATCAAGTGTTGTGTTGGTGTCTCTTAActaatttagttttaattaagtaaaaaaatatattttaaactaTTAATGGTATCTGCAGCTATTGGCTGTGTTTTAAAGCCTACATTTTATCTGCAAACGTTCCATATTCTCCTGTAGTTACTGATGTTGGTTATAGAATAAACGCTACAGGAGGAAAACCTTTTCAATGGAGTTGATCGATAAAGTCAAGATGTAAAGTAACTCAGTTGTAGgtaaatgttgagataaatgTGCTTCCCAAACATTAAACCTATGTCACAGTTGAAGTCTGGACACCTGCAGAATAAACAGCAGTTACTTACGAACGGCACCAGGTGGCGCCAGAAGAACCTTGATTCAGTCAAACTTTAACATTCCAACCAGGGGTCAAATCCAGCGGACAACTTGCTGCATGTCTGTTATAAACGCAAACTTGTTTTATTACTTGCTTCACCTCCATGCCGGCTTCAGTCTATTGTGCATGTCATGCGTCTGAGATCATCAGATCATACACAGACAAGCATAAACTGTTTAAAGTTAAATAATTCagagtttgtttatttttgattGTCGTTtacttgaaaataaaaaaaaagctgggCGACATGATATGAATGTTATTTTAAAGGAATATTATTTATTTCCCcaatttatttttcagaaaCTTGCATCAGAAAATGTAATAATCAGTAAAAGTATTCGAATCCTCCAATAAGAGTTGGACTGAAGCACTGGTTTTAGGATTATTGCTGACCTTTCTCAATACTAACTCGTTTCCAGGTCCATGTCACGTTCTACTCTAATTCTAATATTCGTTTGTGTCTATGGCACTGAGATGATGGGGGACTTCTAGTCTGTCCTGAGTGTTGGCTGCTCCAGAATCCGAGCGGAGCTGGCTTCTGTCTGTGCTGAGACGTCACTGGGTCAGTGGTCCTGGCGGTTGgcgtcgtcctcgtcctcctcaggTACAGAACTCTCCAGTTTACCTGCACCAACATACAAATGGAACAAATGAACCCTGAAATACTGTGGCTGCTTTCTTCCAACGCTGTTACACTGAAATAAAGTGCTGCTTTCGTTTCGGCTGTAAAGCTGGAGACGGTCGGTCCGCTGGCAGAACGGACAGAACCATTAAAACTGCTTAATGCACAGAAACCTGCTGCCTGCTTGTGTGTGACGGCACCGCAACGCTGATTTATCAGCTCAGTACTGATCTGTGTCATCACAGAGTGAAGCTGAGTCTTAAACCGATGAGCGTCACAACCAGGCCCATCCACCACGAGGCCACCTTCAGAAGCCGCCTGCCAGAATCCAGACCCAGGTCACCAGACGCTGCTCGGATATTAGTCTGTGACGTTACAACAGGAGGAAGTGACTCATCGCTCATAAAACCTGCTCTGTGACACTTTGTCGCCCCACAGATGTTtgtgctaaaaaaaacaaacaatggagAATAATCAGACTCTAAGTGTTTCACTGTCATTTTATTCACAGCCATTTCTAAACAAACAACCGTCGACATCGAGCTTTAGATCCAGTACATGTAACTTAAATCATGGTGTGCATGGAGAGACAGATTTGTGTGAAGCAGTGAGCGAGAGTGATCAGATGAAGAGAACGAGCTcagagatggagaagcagcCGCGGCGGCTATCGTGAGACCGAGTCGGGACTGGacgcttcctgtttgtggtcacatgacaaatctgaggagggaggagaagcagcaggaagatgatggagaagcagaggccatgcagagacacagcaggaggagaaacaagAGACACGAGTTAGAGCTGTTGgttaatatgcaaatgagctgaTTTTACTAAAACTAATAATACTTTAAAACTTTGATCGTCTTTGTTCATTAAATCTTCCAGCTTATAAGTAGTTGAAGTCTTTAGTGCCTGGTGTGTTCGTCTAAAACGGCATTTACCCCCTGTACTGCTGCTCTCTGCCACTCCTCTCTCCTGATTGGCTATCTGCAGACCCGCCTCGTTCCCATTGGTTTCTTCCGGCCCGTTGTGATTGGCCCACAGTTCATAAAGCTGTGCTGtgattgggctcatcagaccaTGTGTGTCACAGAGCCCCGCCTCCAGCAGATGCTGCTCCGCCCCCTGCTGAAGCTCTGAGGAGAGGAGATCACCCCAGACAACCGGCGCCACACTTTCAGGTATTTTCTCAATTAGCACACGACAGAGGAGACATTTGCATGAAAgagaatcaaataaataaaactactaGCAGGTCAAACAAAGCAATGTGTCATTTGGTCCCAGAGGAAAAGAATCAGAATCCATACTAATTACTATAATTTGACTCTATAACTTATTTCTGGGCTCCGGTTTCTGTTGCACTAGGTTGTGTCAGCAGCTGCCGCGTTACAGTTTAGCTACTTATTTAAGGTACCTGCTTATTTTACAGTGTTAATTACTGTAGGAAGATtttaataaaatcaataataatattactaataCTTGCTGATGCATCTTTGCATATTAATCTCATTTTAACGGAAGAAAATCATCACATTTTGGTCCAAAGTCAATTTTTAGCTCAGGAgtaattcacacacacacacacacacacacacacacacacacacacacacacacacacacacacacacacacacacacacacacagccttgcggtgctataagagtggggccccaccattgacaGACTGCCTCCCTCGCCCCTCACTCTAACCACCACAAATAAAGGCACACATCTAACctctgctctaatctgaaccaaaactcaattctaaactaaaatcacatcttagtCCACACACAGGCCTTCAAAGACGTGAGGATCGGACAAAATGTTCTCACTATGGTAGGAAATATGTTTTTGGCTCCTACTTTGATGCtggtacaagtacacacacacacacacacacacacacacacactcgggaTCAATAACAGAAAAGCTTTTACTGCGTTGCCTTCCCGGCACCGGACGAAGCTGCTctctacacacgcacacacacgcgcacacacacgcgcacacacacacacacacacacacacacacacacacacacacacacacacacacacacacacactgtactgctCCTTCAGGCTGGAACGGTTCTCCCGGCCTCTGAACTGTTGTAAACGCAGCCCGTGCTGCTTTGTCTGCACATCTTTACGTGCAGGAAGCTCCTTTAACTGCGTTCTGAATTATTCACACGATACGTCCTGCAGCGATAGGAGCCATCAGGCAGGTGCTTCTGGCCGCGTGGAGTCTTCATCCGTCTCCATACATTTTCATTAAGTGGTGCTGGAGTCAGAGGCGTTGCGTGTTTTTGACTGTGCCAGCTGTTAGTGTGTGTCCACATATTGTCATTTACATGCTCTAAACAGTATGAGCTCAACTCATTATTAGAGGACGGGTCATCAGCTCACTTAGCGAGGGTTTAGAGG from the Betta splendens chromosome 15, fBetSpl5.4, whole genome shotgun sequence genome contains:
- the ppp1r1c gene encoding protein phosphatase 1 regulatory subunit 1C isoform X4, coding for MEPSSPKKIQFAVPPLQGQLDPQAAEHIRRRRPTPATLQIYRQPGTDVGDQHNASGDSQASESSQRKQSTFTPPPMTELQQGAEQHLLEAGLCDTHGLMSPITAQLYELWANHNGPEETNGNEAGLQIANQERGVAESSSTGGKCRFRRTHQALKTSTTYKLEDLMNKDDQSFKVLLVLVKSAHLHINQQL